The window AGACAGACCGCCGCCGACGGCGGCGGCATCAGCACCTTCAAGGGTCAGGACCGCGCCCTGCGTTCCGACCGGCTCGGTACGGGGGGCCTGCTGCTCTCCGTTCTCGCCGCGACCGCCCCGCTCATGGTGGTCGCAGGTGTCATGCCCACCACATTCGCGGTGATGGGCATCGTCGGCCAGCCGCTGCTCTTCGTCCTTCTCGGCATCGTGCTCGTCCTCTTCAGCGTCGGGTACGCCGAGATGAGCCGCCACGTCCACAACGCGGGCGCCTTCTACGCGTACATCTCCCGAGGGCTCGGCGGCACCGCCGGCTCGGGTGCCGCCGCGGTCGCGCTCGTCGCGTACAACGCGCTGCAGATCGGCATCTACGGCATCTTCGGCTTCGAGGTGTCCGGCCTCTTCGCCACCTACCTCGAAGTCGAAGTCGCCTGGTGGATACCGGCGTTGATCGCGGCCCTCGTCGTCGGAGCGCTCGGCTGGCTGAAGATCGACGTGAACGCGCGTGTGCTCGGCGTGCTCCTGGTCATCGAGGTCGCCCTCGTCGTCATCTTCGACATCGCGGCCGTCGCCGACCCCGCCAAGGAGGGCCTGTCGCTGCACGCCTTCAACCCCGACACCCTCTCCGGGGCCGGCCTCGGCACCGCCCTGTGCTTCTGCATCGCCGCGTTCCTCGGCTTCGAGCAGGCCCCCGTGTACGCGGAGGAGACCAGCCGCCCGCACATCCTGGTCCCGCGCGTGATGTTCCTGGCCATCGGCTTCGTCGCCGTCTTCTTCGCCATCAGCTCCTGGGCGCTGACCGTCGCCGCGGGGCCCTCCGCGATCGTGGGCACCTCCCAGAAGCAGAGCGCCGGACTGCTGTTCTTCCTCACCGAGGAACGGCTCGGCGGGACGTTCACCGATGTGCTCCATGTGCTGTTCGTGACGGGCATGTTCGCGGCGATGCTCAGCTTCCACAACGTCGTCGCCCGGTACGCCTTCGCCATGGGCCGCGAGGGCCTGCTGCCCTCCGTCTTCGGCCGGACCACGGGAGCCAGCGGCGCGCCCGGCACCGGATCGCTGCTGCAGACCGTCATCGCCGTGGTCGTCGTCGGGGCGTTCGCCGTCGCCGACGACAAGCCGACCGGTGACCCGACCGCGCCCGTGCTGCACCTCTTCACCTGGATGGGCA is drawn from Streptomyces liliifuscus and contains these coding sequences:
- a CDS encoding APC family permease; the protein is MTTGSSHTSSASSTSRQTAADGGGISTFKGQDRALRSDRLGTGGLLLSVLAATAPLMVVAGVMPTTFAVMGIVGQPLLFVLLGIVLVLFSVGYAEMSRHVHNAGAFYAYISRGLGGTAGSGAAAVALVAYNALQIGIYGIFGFEVSGLFATYLEVEVAWWIPALIAALVVGALGWLKIDVNARVLGVLLVIEVALVVIFDIAAVADPAKEGLSLHAFNPDTLSGAGLGTALCFCIAAFLGFEQAPVYAEETSRPHILVPRVMFLAIGFVAVFFAISSWALTVAAGPSAIVGTSQKQSAGLLFFLTEERLGGTFTDVLHVLFVTGMFAAMLSFHNVVARYAFAMGREGLLPSVFGRTTGASGAPGTGSLLQTVIAVVVVGAFAVADDKPTGDPTAPVLHLFTWMGNVGALGVIVLMAAASLSVVVFFARRGAAGAQAWRLVASVIAGVSLLVIAVYTVKDFDVLVGAGPDSSLSWVLPGIIVLAAVAGILQGLFLRARKPEAHARIGLGNEAFQLEKAAEEDA